The DNA region GGAGAAGCGCGGCCTGGCCTACAGCGTCTACTCGTACACCTCGGGCTTCGCCGACTGCGGGCTCTTCGGCGTCTACGCGGGCTGCCGGCCCAGCCAGGTGCACGACGTCCTGGGGATCTGCCGCGAGGAGCTCGACCGGGCGGCGGGCAACGGCCTGGACGACGAGGAGATCAGCCGCGCCGTCGGCCAGCTCGCCGGCTCCACGGTGCTCGGCCTGGAGGACACCGGCGCGCTGATGAACCGCATCGGCAAGAGCGAGCTGTGCTGGGGCGAGCAGATGTCGGTCGACGACATGCTGGCGAAGATCGCGGCGGTCACCCCCGACGAGGTCCGCGCCGTCGCGGCCGAGGTCCTCGGACACCGGCCCTCCCTCTCGGTCATCGGACCGCTCACGGACAAGCAGGCCGACCGCCTCCACCGAACGGTCTCCTAACTCCCCCTAAGGAAAGAGCACATGAGCAAGCTGCGCGTGGCCGTTCTCGGCGCCAAGGGCCGCATCGGCTCCGAAGCGGTACGGGCCGTCGGGGCCGCCGACGACATGGAGCTGGTGGCCGCACTGGGCCGCGGCGACCGGCTGGAGACCCTCGTCGACACCGGCGCCCAGGCAGTCGTCGAACTCACCACGCCCACGTCCGTGATGGAGAACCTGGACTTCTGCGTCCGGCACGGAATCCACGCGGTCGTCGGTACCACCGGATGGACCGACGAACGGCTCGCGCAGCTGAACACCTGGCTCTCCGGCTCCCCGGAGACCGGAGTGCTCATCGCGCCGAACTTCTCCATCGGCGCGGTCCTCACCATGAAGTTCGCGGAGCAGGCCGCCCGGTACTTCGAGTCGGTGGAGGTCATCGAGCTGCACCACCCGAACAAGGCGGACGCCCCCTCCGGCACGGCCACCCGCACCGCCCAGCTCATCGCCGCGGCCCGCGAGAAGGCCGGACGCGCACCGCAGCCGGACGCCACCGTCACGGCCCTGGAAGGGGCCCGCGGCGCGGACGTCGACGGGATCCCGGTCCACTCGGTCCGGCTCCGCGGGCTCCTCGCCCACCAGGAGGTCCTGCTCGGCGGGGAGGGCGAGACCCTCACCGTCCGGCACGACTCCCTGCACCACAGCAGCTTCATGCCGGGCATCCTGCTCGGCACCCGCCGTGTGGTCAGCACTCCCGGCCTCACCTTCGGCCTGGAACACTTCCTCGACCTGAACTGACGGGGCCCACCCCATGCGCGCAAAGCTCACGTACGCCGTCACCGCCGCCGTCCTGGTCTTCTACTTCCTCCTGGCCGGCAGCCGCGGCGTCCTGCTCATCCGGCACGGCACCCTGCTCACCGTCACCTTCGGCGTGGCCGTGCTGATCCTGCCGGTGATCGGGCTCTGGTTCCTCTGGAAGAACACCCAGTTCGTCCGCCGGGCCAACGCCCTCGCCGCGGAACTCGACGCCGAGGGCGGCCTGCCCGTCGACGAACTGGTCCGCACCCCGTCCGGACGCATCGACCGGGCCTCCGCGGACGCGGTGTTCGCGCGGCGGCGCGCGGAGACCGAGGACCGACCGGACGACTGGCGGTGCTGGTTCCGGCTGGCCGTGGCCTACCAGGACGCCAGGGACACCCCCCGGGCCCGCAAGGCGATGCAGCGCGCCATCGCCCTGCACGCGAACGAGCCGGTACGCGCCGCCTGACGGCGGAGACGCCCGTAACGCGCCTGGGACGCGAACAAGCCGGTACGCGCCCGGGCGGCGCCGTACCGGCTCGTCGTCCCGCGTGGTGCCCGCTCCGGCCTCGTCAGCCGACGCGGTACTCCGCGCCCCAGGCCTCGATCGTGTCCGCGGCACGGTCGAAGGCCTCGGCGCGGGCCAGGAAGTCCGCGTTGTGGTCGGTGACCAGCGGCGGCAGCTGCTCGCCGCTCCGTCGCACCACGACCAGTGCCTGACCCTGGACCGTACGCGGCAGGCCGAGCCACTTCACCGGCTGCTGGACGGTACGGAGCGCGGCGGCCTTGTTCCAGCCCACCGTCGTCGTGCGGAAGAAGGCCACGCGACGCACTCCGTGCCTGCTGACCCAGGCGCCGACCCGCAGCAGCCGCAGGGCGCAGACGATCACCACCACCGCCAGCGCGAAGCACGCTCCGCCACCGGAGAGTGAACCGGCGAACGCGATGATCATCGCTGCCAGGAGCACGAAGGACGCCAGCAGCAGCAGGGTTGCCGCGGCGGCGACCCGCCACGGACCAGGACGGTAGGGCCGCCTCCAGCTGTCGTGGTCGTCGAACGGCAGCGCGGTGTCCTCCACGCTCGCGTCGAATGCGCGGTCGGCCGTCAGGAAGGGCAGGGGCACGACTGATCCTCACTCACAAGCACGCTCGATTGCTGTGCCCGGTGAGGCTACCGAGGAGCCCCCCGGCCGACCACTCCAGGGGGCCCGTACGGGCGGTCAGCGGTGCGAGGTCGCCTCGGACTGCTGAGTGTGCGAGGCGGACCGGTCGGTGTCGAGCGCCGGCACGCCGAAGAGCAGCGATCCGGCGAATCCGGCGATCAGGGTCAGCCCCACGAGGGAACGGCCGGCCAGCTGGGAGACGCTGGCACGCTCACGGGGCGGCGGGGTGACATTGCTGCGGAACCGCTCGGCCTCGGCGACAAACGAGAACGGGACGGATTCACGCCGGCGGAACATGAGGTGACTCTCCTTGAAATCTGTGACGGGTGCTGCTAATGAGTCAGACGTACGGGAGACCCGATCGGTGCCCCGAATCGCCGAACAGGACGAAGAATTCCTGCGGACGGCTGTCCGGCGCCTACCCGGATCCCGCGGACCGATGCTTTTGGAGCGTCCGGGGGCGGATACCCCCGCCCCGTACGCGGGGCGGAGACGCCTTCCCCGGCCCGTAGAGTGGACGCCGCCCGTGCGACGCCATTGGAAGGACCCCGCCGGTGACCGACACCCCTGAGCCCACGAAGGCCCACTTCCGCAGTGATGTCACCGTTGACCTGGTGAAATCCGCTGCCACCGACTCCGACGTGCTCTTCGCGGCCCGCGTGTCGACGGCCGGCGAGCAGTCCCTGGAGGAGGTCACCAAGGACCCGGAGCGCTCCAAGGGCCTCATCAACTTCCTGATGCGGGACCGGCACGGAAGCCCGTTCGAGCACAACTCGATGACCTTCTTCATCAGTGCCCCGATCTTCGTCTTCCGCGAATTCATGCGGCACCGCGTCGGATGGTCCTACAACGAGGAATCGGGCCGTTACAGGGAGCTCGAACCGGTCTTCTACACCCCGGGGGACTCCCGCAAGCTCATCCAGCAGGGCCGTCCGGGCAAGTACGAGTTCGTCGAGGGGACTCCGGAACAGCACGCGCTCACCGGCCGGGTCATGGAGGACTCCTACCGGCAGGCCTACGAGGCCTACCAGGAGATGCTGGCCGCGGGCGTCGCGCGCGAGGTCGCCCGCGCCGTACTGCCCGTAGGCCTGTTCTCCACGATGTACGCCACGTGCAACGCCCGCTCGCTGATGCACTTCCTCGGCCTGCGCACCCAGCACGAACTGGCCAAGGTCCCCTCCTTCCCGCAGCGCGAGATCGAGATGGTCGGGGAGCAGATGGAGCAGCACTGGGCGCGGCTCATGCCGCTGACTCATGCGGCCTTCAACAAAAACGGACGGGTGGCCCCGTAGGCGGTGTCCGTATTGCGGCCTTTCGTGAAGTTCATCTAGGCTGATCAAACGGACCCGGCACTGCTTGAACCCCCGAGCAGGCAGTGCCGGGCTCCTCTTCTCCCGTCCCCCGAGGGGGCACGGGGCTCCGAGCAACGAGTAGCGTGTTACCCATGGCTCCGATCTCCACTCCGCAGACCCCCTTCGGGCGGGTCCTCACCGCTATGGTCACGCCCTTCACGGCGGACGGCGCACTCGACCTCGACGGCGCCCAGCGGCTCGCCGCCCATCTGGTGGACGCAGGCAACGACGGCCTGATCGTCAACGGCACCACCGGCGAGTCCCCGACCACCAGCGACGCGGAGAAAGACCAGCTCGTACGGGCTGTGCTCGAAGCCGTGGGAGACCGGGCCCACGTCGTCGCGGGGATCGGCACCAACGACACCCGGCACAGCATCGAACTGGCCCGCACGGCCGAGCACTCCGGCGCCCACGGCCTCCTCGCGGTGACGCCGTACTACAACAAGCCCCCGCAGGAAGGCCTCCTGCGGCACTTCGGCGCCATCGCGGACTCCACCGGGCTGCCCGTGATGCTGTACGACATCCCGGGCCGCAGTGGTGTGCCGATCGACACCGAGACACTCGTGCGACTCGCCGAGCACCCCCGTATCGTGGCCAACAAGGACGCCAAGGGAGACCTGGGACGAGCGAGCTGGGCCATCGCGCAGTCCGGCCTCGCCTGGTACTCCGGCGACGACATGCTGAACCTCCCGCTGCTCTCGGTCGGTGCCATCGGCTTCGTCTCCGTCGTCGGCCACGTCGTCAGCCCGGATCTGCGCGCGCTCATCGAGGCCCACCTCGGCGGGGACGTGCAGAAGGCCACGGAGATCCACCAGAAGCTGCTCCCGGTCTTCACCGGGATGTTCCGCACCCAGGGTGTGATCACCACCAAGGCCGCACTCACCCTGCAAGGCCTGCCGGCCGGTCCGCTGCGCCTCCCCCTGGTGGAACTCACCGCCCAGGAAACGGCTCAGCTCAAGATCGATCTGGCGGCCGGCGGGGTACAGCTGTAATCACGGACTTCACAACTGAATACGCGAGGACACTCGCGCGACGAAACACCTTCTGACAACAGCAAGTGCACGAATGACATGCGCGCCACGTGCCCTCCGCGGTACGTGGCGCGCGTGGTAAGGAGAGTCTTTTGAGTCATCCGCATCCTGAACTCGGTACCCCGCCGAAGCTCCCGAAGGGCGGTCTGCGCGTCACCCCGCTCGGCGGCCTGGGAGAGATCGGCCGGAACATGACGGTCTTCGAGTACGGCGGCCGTCTGCTCATCGTCGACTGCGGTGTGCTCTTCCCCGAGGAGGAGCAGCCCGGTATCGACCTGATCCTGCCGGACTTCACCACGATCCGGGACCGCCTGGACGACGTCGAGGGCATCGTCCTCACGCACGGCCACGAGGACCACATCGGTGGCGTCCCCTATCTGCTCCGGCTGAAGCCGGACATCCCGCTCATCGGCTCCAAGCTGACCCTCGCGCTCATCGAGGCCAAGCTCCAGGAACACCGCATCCGGCCCTACACCCTGGAGGTGGAGGAAGGACAGCGGGAGCGCATCGGTGTCTTCGACTGCGAGTTCATCGCGGTCAACCACTCCATCCCGGACGCCCTCGCGGTGGCGATCCGCACCCCGGCCGGCCTGGCGGTCGCCACCGGCGACTTCAAGATGGACCAGCTCCCGCTGGACGGCCGTCTCACCGACCTGCACGCGTTCGCACGGCTGAGCGAGGAGGGCATCGACCTGCTGCTCTCCGACTCGACCAATGCCGAGGTGCCCGGGTTCGTGCCGCCGGAGCGGGACATCTCCAACGTGCTGCGCACGGTCTTCGCCAACGCGCAGAAGCGCATCATCGTGGCCAGCTTCGCCAGCCACGTCCACCGCATCCAGCAGATCCTGGACGCCGCCCACGAGTACGGCCGACGCGTCGCGTTCGTCGGGCGGTCCATGGTCCGCAACATGGGCATCGCCCGTGACCTGGGCTACCTGCGGGTGCCCGCAGGCCTGGTGGTGGACGTCAAGACGCTGGACGACCTCCCCGACGACGAGGTCGTCCTGGTCTGTACGGGCTCGCAGGGCGAGCCGATGGCGGCGCTGTCCCGGATGGCCAACCGCGACCACCAGATCCGGATCGTGCCGGGTGACACGGTGATCCTGGCGTCGTCACTGATCCCGGGCAACGAGAACGCGGTCTACCGTGTGATCAACGGCCTGACCCGGTGGGGCGCGAACGTCGTGCACAAGGGCAACGCGAAGGTTCATGTCTCGGGCCACGCCTCGGCCGGCGAGCTGCTGTACTTCTACAACATCTGCAAGCCGAAGAACCTGATGCCGGTGCACGGTGAGTGGCGTCACCTGCGGGCCAACGCCGAGCTCGGCGCACTGACCGGAGTGCCCAAGGACCACATCGTCATCGCCGAGGACGGTGTGGTCGTCGACCTGGTCGACGGCAAGGCGAAGATCGTCGGCAAGGTCCA from Streptomyces sp. NBC_01754 includes:
- the dapB gene encoding 4-hydroxy-tetrahydrodipicolinate reductase — its product is MSKLRVAVLGAKGRIGSEAVRAVGAADDMELVAALGRGDRLETLVDTGAQAVVELTTPTSVMENLDFCVRHGIHAVVGTTGWTDERLAQLNTWLSGSPETGVLIAPNFSIGAVLTMKFAEQAARYFESVEVIELHHPNKADAPSGTATRTAQLIAAAREKAGRAPQPDATVTALEGARGADVDGIPVHSVRLRGLLAHQEVLLGGEGETLTVRHDSLHHSSFMPGILLGTRRVVSTPGLTFGLEHFLDLN
- the thyX gene encoding FAD-dependent thymidylate synthase translates to MTDTPEPTKAHFRSDVTVDLVKSAATDSDVLFAARVSTAGEQSLEEVTKDPERSKGLINFLMRDRHGSPFEHNSMTFFISAPIFVFREFMRHRVGWSYNEESGRYRELEPVFYTPGDSRKLIQQGRPGKYEFVEGTPEQHALTGRVMEDSYRQAYEAYQEMLAAGVAREVARAVLPVGLFSTMYATCNARSLMHFLGLRTQHELAKVPSFPQREIEMVGEQMEQHWARLMPLTHAAFNKNGRVAP
- the dapA gene encoding 4-hydroxy-tetrahydrodipicolinate synthase, with protein sequence MAPISTPQTPFGRVLTAMVTPFTADGALDLDGAQRLAAHLVDAGNDGLIVNGTTGESPTTSDAEKDQLVRAVLEAVGDRAHVVAGIGTNDTRHSIELARTAEHSGAHGLLAVTPYYNKPPQEGLLRHFGAIADSTGLPVMLYDIPGRSGVPIDTETLVRLAEHPRIVANKDAKGDLGRASWAIAQSGLAWYSGDDMLNLPLLSVGAIGFVSVVGHVVSPDLRALIEAHLGGDVQKATEIHQKLLPVFTGMFRTQGVITTKAALTLQGLPAGPLRLPLVELTAQETAQLKIDLAAGGVQL
- a CDS encoding ribonuclease J, producing MSHPHPELGTPPKLPKGGLRVTPLGGLGEIGRNMTVFEYGGRLLIVDCGVLFPEEEQPGIDLILPDFTTIRDRLDDVEGIVLTHGHEDHIGGVPYLLRLKPDIPLIGSKLTLALIEAKLQEHRIRPYTLEVEEGQRERIGVFDCEFIAVNHSIPDALAVAIRTPAGLAVATGDFKMDQLPLDGRLTDLHAFARLSEEGIDLLLSDSTNAEVPGFVPPERDISNVLRTVFANAQKRIIVASFASHVHRIQQILDAAHEYGRRVAFVGRSMVRNMGIARDLGYLRVPAGLVVDVKTLDDLPDDEVVLVCTGSQGEPMAALSRMANRDHQIRIVPGDTVILASSLIPGNENAVYRVINGLTRWGANVVHKGNAKVHVSGHASAGELLYFYNICKPKNLMPVHGEWRHLRANAELGALTGVPKDHIVIAEDGVVVDLVDGKAKIVGKVQAGYVYVDGLSVGDVTETHLKDRRILGDEGIISVFIVVDSSSGKIVGGPHIQARGSGIDDGAFTAVVPKVEEALNKSAQDGVLEPHQLQQLVRRTVGKWVSDTYRRRPMILPVVVEV